One Georgenia wutianyii DNA segment encodes these proteins:
- a CDS encoding DNA-directed RNA polymerase subunit beta', with protein sequence MLDVNVFDQLHIGLATASDIRGWSHGEVKKPETINYRTLKPEKDGLFCERIFGPTRDWECNCGKYKRVRYKGIICERCGVEVTRSKVRRERMGHIELAAPVTHIWYFKGVPSRLGYLLNLAPKDLEKVIYFAAYMITEVDEEGRHEDLPSLQNEIDLEKQDVERKRDTDIEARAKRLEEDLAELEQAGAKADAREKLRKSAEREMAQLRKRADQDLERLATIWDRFKNLKVGDLEGDELLYRELQSRYGIYFKGYMGAEAIQKRLETFDLKAESDSLRETIATGTGQRKTRALKRLKVVNAFLTTDNSPLGMVLDAVPVIPPDLRPMVQLDGGRFATSDLNDLYRRVINRNNRLKRLLDLGAPEIIVNNEKRMLQEAVDSLFDNGRRGRPVTGPGNRALKSISDMLKGKQGRFRQNLLGKRVDYSGRSVIVVGPQLKLHQCGLPKQMALELFKPFVMKRLVDLNHAQNIKAAKRMVERARTQVWDVLEEVITEHPVLLNRAPTLHRLGIQAFEPQLVEGKAIQLHPLVCGAFNADFDGDQMAVHLPLSTEAQAEARILMLSSNNILKPSDGRPVTMPTQDMIIGLFHLTGEKADAKGAGRSFTSPSEALMAFDAGELDLNAVVKIRLDDIVPPRGWTAPEGWEQGDPITLETSLGRALFNELLPVDYPFVNGVVTKKELSAIVNDLAERYPKVDVAASLDALKEAGFYWATRSGVTIAISDVVAPDAKAKILEGYEEKAQKVQREYDLGRRSEEERRSELIDIWTQATNEVDEAMRVNFPQDNNIFRMVSSGARGNWHQVRQIAGMRGLVADPKGQIIPRPIKSNYREGLSVLEYFTATHGARKGLADTALRTADSGYLTRRLVDVSQDVIVREDDCGTSLGLTMPIAAPDSSGKLQRVDTVETSVYARTIAQDVTAPDGTVVAEAGADAGDVLIAKLIEAGVSEVKVRSVLTCQSRVGTCARCYGRSLATGKLVDIGEAVGIIAAQSIGEPGTQLTMRTFHTGGAASADDITQGLPRIQELFEARTPKGEAPISEAAGRVKIDDSERTRKIVVVRDDGGEDLSYPVSKRMRLLVEDGEHVAVGRQLGAGAVDPKKVLRILGPRAVQKHLVDQVQEVYRSQGVDIHDKHVEVIVRQMLKRVTVLDSGDSRLLPGELAERSRFEDENRRTVSEGGTPASGRPELMGITKASLATESWLSAASFQETTKVLTEAAMSSRRDPLLGLKENVILGKLIPAGTGLPRYRNVAVEPTEEAKAKAFSQMGYNELDFVQGGSDPIVLEELDFGPDSFGVDFRGV encoded by the coding sequence TTGCTCGACGTCAATGTCTTCGACCAGCTCCACATCGGACTGGCCACGGCATCGGATATCCGTGGCTGGTCGCACGGAGAGGTCAAGAAGCCCGAGACGATCAACTACCGCACGCTCAAGCCGGAGAAGGACGGCCTGTTCTGCGAGCGGATCTTCGGTCCCACCAGGGACTGGGAGTGCAACTGCGGCAAGTACAAGCGCGTGCGCTACAAGGGCATCATCTGTGAGCGCTGTGGCGTTGAGGTCACGCGCTCCAAGGTGCGCCGTGAGCGGATGGGCCACATCGAGCTCGCCGCTCCCGTCACCCACATCTGGTACTTCAAGGGCGTGCCCTCGCGCCTCGGTTACCTCCTCAACCTCGCCCCGAAGGACCTCGAGAAGGTCATCTACTTCGCGGCGTACATGATCACCGAGGTCGACGAGGAGGGGCGTCACGAGGACCTGCCCAGCCTCCAGAACGAGATCGACCTGGAGAAGCAGGACGTCGAGCGCAAGCGCGACACCGACATCGAGGCGCGCGCCAAGCGCCTGGAGGAGGACCTCGCCGAGCTCGAGCAGGCCGGCGCGAAGGCCGACGCCCGCGAGAAGCTGCGCAAGTCCGCCGAGCGCGAGATGGCGCAGCTGCGCAAGCGTGCCGACCAGGACCTCGAGCGTCTCGCGACGATCTGGGACCGGTTCAAGAACCTCAAGGTCGGTGACCTCGAGGGCGACGAGCTGCTCTACCGCGAGCTCCAGAGCCGTTACGGCATCTACTTCAAGGGCTACATGGGGGCCGAGGCCATCCAGAAGCGCCTGGAGACCTTCGACCTCAAGGCGGAGTCCGACTCGCTGCGCGAGACCATCGCCACCGGCACCGGTCAGCGCAAGACCCGCGCCCTCAAGCGGCTCAAGGTCGTCAACGCGTTCCTCACGACCGACAACTCCCCGCTCGGCATGGTGCTGGACGCGGTCCCGGTCATCCCGCCGGACCTGCGTCCGATGGTCCAGCTGGACGGTGGCCGCTTCGCGACCTCCGACCTCAACGACCTCTACCGCCGCGTCATCAACCGGAACAACCGCCTCAAGCGGCTGCTCGACCTGGGCGCGCCGGAGATCATCGTCAACAACGAGAAGCGGATGCTCCAGGAGGCCGTGGACTCGCTGTTCGACAACGGCCGCCGCGGCCGCCCCGTCACCGGACCGGGCAACCGTGCGCTGAAGTCGATCTCCGACATGCTCAAGGGCAAGCAGGGCCGCTTCCGGCAGAACCTGCTCGGCAAGCGCGTCGACTACTCCGGCCGAAGCGTCATCGTCGTGGGTCCGCAGCTCAAGCTCCACCAGTGCGGTCTGCCCAAGCAGATGGCCCTCGAGCTGTTCAAGCCCTTCGTCATGAAGCGGCTCGTCGACCTCAACCACGCGCAGAACATCAAGGCCGCCAAGCGCATGGTCGAGCGCGCCCGCACCCAGGTGTGGGACGTGCTCGAGGAGGTCATCACCGAGCACCCGGTGCTGCTCAACCGCGCCCCCACGCTCCACCGTCTGGGTATCCAGGCGTTCGAGCCGCAGCTCGTCGAGGGCAAGGCGATCCAGCTCCACCCGCTCGTGTGTGGCGCCTTCAACGCCGACTTCGACGGCGACCAGATGGCGGTCCACCTGCCGCTGAGCACCGAGGCGCAGGCCGAGGCCCGCATCCTCATGCTCTCGAGCAACAACATCCTCAAGCCGTCGGACGGCCGGCCCGTGACCATGCCCACCCAGGACATGATCATCGGCCTGTTCCACCTGACCGGTGAGAAGGCAGACGCCAAGGGCGCCGGCCGGTCCTTCACCTCCCCGTCCGAGGCGCTCATGGCCTTCGACGCCGGTGAGCTGGACCTCAACGCCGTGGTGAAGATCCGCCTGGACGACATCGTCCCGCCGCGCGGCTGGACGGCTCCGGAGGGCTGGGAGCAGGGTGACCCGATCACCCTGGAGACCTCGCTCGGCCGCGCGCTGTTCAACGAGCTGCTCCCGGTGGACTACCCGTTCGTCAACGGCGTGGTGACCAAGAAGGAGCTCTCGGCGATCGTCAACGACCTCGCGGAGCGCTACCCCAAGGTCGACGTCGCGGCGAGCCTCGACGCGCTCAAGGAGGCCGGCTTCTACTGGGCCACCCGCTCGGGCGTGACGATCGCCATCTCCGACGTCGTCGCCCCGGACGCCAAGGCCAAGATCCTCGAGGGCTACGAGGAGAAGGCGCAGAAGGTCCAGCGCGAGTACGACCTCGGTCGTCGCAGCGAGGAGGAGCGTCGCTCCGAGCTCATCGACATCTGGACCCAGGCGACCAACGAGGTCGACGAGGCCATGCGGGTGAACTTCCCGCAGGACAACAACATCTTCCGGATGGTGTCCTCCGGTGCCCGTGGTAACTGGCACCAGGTCCGTCAGATCGCGGGTATGCGTGGTCTGGTGGCCGACCCCAAGGGTCAGATCATCCCGCGTCCGATCAAGTCGAACTACCGCGAGGGCCTGTCCGTCCTCGAGTACTTCACCGCGACGCACGGCGCCCGTAAGGGCCTGGCGGACACCGCACTGCGCACCGCCGACTCCGGGTACCTCACCCGTCGTCTGGTGGACGTGTCGCAGGACGTCATCGTCCGTGAGGACGACTGTGGGACCTCGCTCGGCCTCACCATGCCGATCGCCGCGCCGGACTCCTCCGGGAAGCTCCAGCGCGTCGACACGGTGGAGACCAGCGTCTACGCCCGCACCATCGCCCAGGACGTGACGGCGCCGGACGGCACCGTCGTCGCCGAGGCCGGTGCGGACGCCGGGGACGTCCTCATCGCCAAGCTCATCGAGGCCGGCGTCTCGGAGGTGAAGGTCCGCTCGGTCCTCACCTGCCAGTCCCGCGTCGGCACGTGCGCGAGGTGCTACGGCCGTTCGCTGGCCACCGGCAAGCTCGTCGACATCGGCGAGGCCGTCGGCATCATCGCCGCGCAGTCCATCGGTGAGCCCGGTACCCAGCTGACGATGCGTACCTTCCACACCGGTGGTGCGGCCTCCGCCGACGACATCACCCAGGGTCTGCCGCGTATCCAGGAGCTCTTCGAGGCCCGCACCCCCAAGGGTGAGGCCCCGATCAGCGAGGCGGCCGGCCGGGTGAAGATCGACGACAGCGAGCGCACCCGCAAGATCGTCGTCGTCCGCGACGACGGCGGTGAGGACCTGTCCTACCCGGTGTCCAAGCGCATGCGTCTGCTGGTCGAGGACGGCGAGCACGTGGCCGTCGGCCGCCAGCTCGGCGCCGGCGCCGTCGACCCGAAGAAGGTCCTGCGCATCCTCGGCCCGCGCGCGGTGCAGAAGCACCTCGTCGACCAGGTCCAGGAGGTCTACCGCTCGCAGGGCGTGGACATCCACGACAAGCACGTCGAGGTCATCGTCCGCCAGATGCTCAAGCGCGTGACCGTGCTCGACTCCGGCGACTCCCGGCTCCTGCCGGGTGAGCTGGCGGAGCGCTCGCGCTTCGAGGACGAGAACCGTCGCACCGTGTCCGAGGGCGGCACCCCCGCCTCCGGGCGTCCCGAGCTCATGGGCATCACGAAGGCCTCGCTCGCGACCGAGTCGTGGCTCTCGGCGGCCTCCTTCCAGGAGACCACCAAGGTGCTCACCGAGGCCGCGATGAGCAGCCGGCGTGACCCGCTGCTCGGCCTCAAGGAGAACGTCATCCTCGGAAAGCTCATCCCCGCGGGGACCGGCCTGCCCCGGTACCGGAACGTGGCGGTCGAGCCCACCGAGGAGGCGAAGGCCAAGGCCTTCTCCCAGATGGGTTACAACGAGCTGGACTTCGTCCAGGGCGGTTCGGACCCGATCGTCCTCGAGGAGCTGGACTTCGGTCCGGACTCCTTCGGGGTCGACTTCCGGGGAGTCTGA
- the rpoB gene encoding DNA-directed RNA polymerase subunit beta codes for MAASRTSSVPTAEDIAARTASRRVSFAKIHEPLQAPDLLGLQTESFDWLLGNPAWRARVSAAIERGDKNVPQTSGLEEIFSEISPIEDFGQSMSLSFNDHRFEPPKYTPEECKEKDFTYAAPLFVTAEFTNYETGEIKSQTVFMGDFPLMTERGTFIINGTERVVVSQLVRSPGVYFERSADKTSDKDIFTTKVIPSRGAWLEFEIDKRDAVGIRIDRKRKQSITVFLRALGMTESEIREEYADYPVLLETLEKDNVSTQEEALLDIYRKVRPGEPPTVEAGKNLLENYYFNPKRYDLAKVGRYKVNKKLGTDADLSESVLRVEDIKAAVRYLLALHKGETEYTVDRDGEQVTVRVETDDIDHFGNRRIRSVGELIQNQIRTGLSRMERVVRERMTTQDVEAITPQTLINIRPVVASIKEFFGTSQLSQFMDQNNPLAGLTHKRRLNALGPGGLSRDRAAMEVRDVHPSHYGRMCPIETPEGPNIGLIGSLATFARINPFGFVETPYRRVVDGRVTDDVDYLTADDEDRYVIAQANAKVDEDGKFVEDQVLVRESGGSGEMATVSPDEIDYMDVSARQMVSVATAMIPFLEHDDANRALMGANMQRQAVPLVRSEAPLVGTGLERRAAVDAGDVITATKAGVVSEVSADAIHVAADDGTTQIYRVAKFRRSNQGTSYNQRVLANEGDRVEVGSALADGPATDEGELALGKNLLVAFMSWEGHNYEDAIILSQRLVSEDVLTSIHIEEHEVDARDTKLGPEEITRDIPNVSEDVLADLDERGIIRIGAEVSAGDILVGKVTPKGETELTSEERLLRAIFGEKAREVRDTSLKVPHGESGTVIGIQEFNADEDDELPAGVNQMVRVYIAQRRKVTDGDKLAGRHGNKGVIAKILPEEDMPFLEDGTPVDIILNPLGVPGRMNVGQVLETHLGWVAKRGWDATDAPRGEGAWVEDLPEEALVGAPGTPVATPVFDGIHEHELTGLLGHTTPNRDGVRMVGTDGKARLFDGRSGEPFPEPVAVGYMYILKLHHLVDDKIHARSTGPYSMITQQPLGGKAQFGGQRFGEMEVWALEAYGAAYALQELLTIKSDDIPGRVKVYEAIVKGENIPEPGIPESFKVLMKEMQSLCLNVEALDAEGNAIELRDADEEVYRAADELGIDLSRRPDASSVDDI; via the coding sequence TTGGCTGCCTCGCGCACCTCTTCTGTTCCCACCGCTGAAGACATTGCCGCACGGACCGCATCGCGCCGCGTCTCGTTCGCAAAGATCCACGAGCCGCTCCAGGCACCCGACCTGCTCGGCCTGCAGACCGAGAGCTTCGACTGGCTGCTCGGCAACCCGGCCTGGCGCGCCCGCGTCTCCGCCGCCATCGAGCGGGGCGACAAGAACGTCCCGCAGACCTCGGGCCTCGAGGAGATCTTCTCGGAGATCTCCCCGATCGAGGACTTCGGCCAGTCGATGTCGCTGTCCTTCAACGACCACCGCTTCGAGCCGCCGAAGTACACGCCGGAGGAGTGCAAGGAGAAGGACTTCACCTACGCGGCCCCGCTGTTCGTCACGGCGGAGTTCACGAACTACGAGACCGGTGAGATCAAGTCGCAGACGGTCTTCATGGGCGACTTCCCGCTCATGACCGAGCGCGGCACGTTCATCATCAACGGCACCGAGCGCGTCGTCGTCTCCCAGCTGGTCCGTTCCCCGGGTGTGTACTTCGAGCGCTCCGCGGACAAGACGTCCGACAAGGACATCTTCACGACGAAGGTCATCCCCTCGCGTGGCGCCTGGCTCGAGTTCGAGATCGACAAGCGCGACGCCGTCGGCATCCGCATCGACCGCAAGCGCAAGCAGTCCATCACGGTCTTCCTGCGCGCCCTCGGCATGACCGAGAGCGAGATCCGCGAGGAGTACGCGGACTACCCCGTCCTGCTCGAGACGCTCGAGAAGGACAACGTCTCCACGCAGGAGGAAGCCCTCCTCGACATCTACCGCAAGGTGCGTCCGGGCGAGCCCCCGACGGTCGAGGCCGGCAAGAACCTGCTGGAGAACTACTACTTCAACCCCAAGCGCTACGACCTCGCCAAGGTCGGCCGCTACAAGGTGAACAAGAAGCTGGGCACGGACGCGGACCTCTCCGAGTCGGTGCTGCGCGTCGAGGACATCAAGGCCGCCGTGCGCTACCTCCTCGCCCTCCACAAGGGTGAGACGGAGTACACCGTCGACCGCGACGGCGAGCAGGTCACGGTGCGCGTCGAGACCGACGACATCGACCACTTCGGCAACCGGCGCATCCGCTCGGTCGGCGAGCTCATCCAGAACCAGATCCGCACGGGTCTGTCCCGGATGGAGCGCGTCGTGCGCGAGCGCATGACGACGCAGGACGTCGAGGCGATCACGCCGCAGACCCTCATCAACATCCGACCGGTCGTCGCCTCCATCAAGGAGTTCTTCGGCACGTCGCAGCTGTCGCAGTTCATGGACCAGAACAACCCGCTGGCCGGGCTGACGCACAAGCGGCGTCTCAACGCCCTCGGCCCCGGTGGTCTGTCCCGTGACCGCGCGGCCATGGAGGTCCGTGACGTCCACCCGTCGCACTACGGCCGCATGTGCCCGATCGAGACCCCTGAGGGTCCGAACATCGGCCTCATCGGCTCGCTGGCGACCTTCGCCCGGATCAACCCGTTCGGCTTCGTCGAGACCCCGTACCGCCGGGTCGTCGACGGCCGGGTGACCGACGACGTCGACTACCTCACCGCCGACGACGAGGACCGCTACGTCATCGCCCAGGCCAACGCCAAGGTGGACGAGGACGGCAAGTTCGTCGAGGACCAGGTCCTCGTCCGCGAGAGCGGCGGCAGCGGCGAGATGGCGACCGTGTCGCCCGACGAGATCGACTACATGGACGTCTCGGCGCGCCAGATGGTCTCCGTCGCCACCGCGATGATCCCGTTCCTCGAGCACGACGACGCCAACCGCGCCCTCATGGGTGCGAACATGCAGCGCCAGGCCGTGCCGCTGGTGCGCAGCGAGGCTCCGCTCGTCGGCACCGGCCTCGAGCGCCGCGCGGCGGTCGACGCCGGCGACGTCATCACCGCGACCAAGGCCGGTGTCGTCTCCGAGGTCTCGGCCGACGCCATCCACGTGGCCGCGGACGACGGCACGACCCAGATCTACCGGGTCGCGAAGTTCCGCCGCTCCAACCAGGGCACCTCCTACAACCAGCGCGTGCTGGCCAACGAGGGTGACCGCGTCGAGGTCGGCTCCGCGCTGGCCGACGGCCCGGCGACCGACGAGGGCGAGCTCGCGCTCGGCAAGAACCTCCTCGTCGCGTTCATGTCGTGGGAGGGCCACAACTACGAGGACGCGATCATCCTGTCGCAGCGCCTCGTGTCCGAGGACGTCCTCACCTCGATCCACATCGAGGAGCACGAGGTCGACGCCCGCGACACGAAGCTCGGCCCCGAGGAGATCACCCGGGACATCCCGAACGTCTCCGAGGACGTCCTCGCCGACCTCGACGAGCGCGGCATCATCCGCATCGGCGCCGAGGTCTCCGCGGGCGACATCCTCGTCGGCAAGGTCACCCCGAAGGGTGAGACCGAGCTGACCAGCGAGGAGCGCCTCCTGCGCGCGATCTTCGGTGAGAAGGCCCGCGAGGTCCGCGACACCTCCCTCAAGGTGCCCCACGGTGAGTCCGGGACGGTCATCGGCATCCAGGAGTTCAACGCGGACGAGGACGACGAGCTGCCCGCCGGCGTCAACCAGATGGTGCGGGTCTACATCGCCCAGCGCCGCAAGGTCACCGACGGCGACAAGCTCGCCGGGCGTCACGGCAACAAGGGTGTCATCGCCAAGATCCTGCCCGAGGAGGACATGCCCTTCCTCGAGGACGGGACCCCGGTCGACATCATCCTCAACCCGCTCGGCGTGCCCGGCCGTATGAACGTCGGCCAGGTGCTCGAGACCCACCTCGGGTGGGTCGCCAAGCGCGGGTGGGACGCGACGGACGCCCCGCGCGGCGAGGGTGCGTGGGTCGAGGACCTGCCGGAGGAGGCCCTCGTGGGTGCCCCCGGCACCCCGGTCGCCACCCCGGTCTTCGACGGCATCCACGAGCACGAGCTCACCGGCCTGCTCGGGCACACCACCCCGAACCGCGACGGCGTGCGCATGGTCGGCACCGACGGCAAGGCCCGCCTCTTCGACGGCCGCTCCGGCGAGCCGTTCCCGGAGCCGGTCGCCGTGGGCTACATGTACATCCTCAAGCTCCACCACCTCGTGGACGACAAGATCCACGCCCGGTCCACCGGTCCGTACTCGATGATCACCCAGCAGCCGCTCGGTGGTAAGGCGCAGTTCGGTGGCCAGCGCTTCGGTGAGATGGAGGTGTGGGCCCTGGAGGCCTACGGCGCCGCGTACGCGCTGCAGGAGCTCCTCACCATCAAGTCCGACGACATCCCCGGTCGCGTCAAGGTCTACGAGGCGATCGTCAAGGGCGAGAACATCCCCGAGCCCGGCATCCCCGAGTCCTTCAAGGTGCTCATGAAGGAGATGCAGTCGCTGTGCCTGAACGTCGAGGCGCTCGACGCGGAGGGCAACGCCATCGAGCTGCGTGACGCCGACGAGGAGGTGTACCGCGCTGCAGACGAGCTCGGTATCGACCTGTCCCGTCGTCCGGACGCCAGCAGCGTCGACGACATCTAG